GAACCTGGTAAGCCGGGTGAATATCAATGCTCAGTGTCAGCGCGGACCGGATGTGTTTCCGTTTACTGGTCGTAAAGACAGCGCCGAAGGAACATTGTCGGTTCATGATGCATTACGATCATTTTCGATCAGATCACTGGTAGCTACCAAGCTGAATGAGAATAATAAAAAGCTATTTAATGAAATCGTGAGCGGACATACTTCCAACTTTTTGAGTACGAAGTATATATTTTAGTGTTAAGTTATACGTAGCAAGTTATACGTAATAAGTTGTAAGTTTTAAGTATCAATAGGCTTAAGATCTTCTTTTTTGAGGAAAAGCGAATCATTTTACTTGAACATACACTAGCTGACTATCTTTAGATGCCCCGGGGATTCAGTTGCCGGGGCATTTTACTGAAGGCGTAAAAGTCCATTTACCATGTTATAAACCTTTATGGCAGGCCAGGCCAGGCCATTCCGTTCCGATACAGATTTACCGAATTGCCAGGCATTTTTCATAGATCCTGTCTTTTCAAGAAAAATAATCATTAAATTAGAACCTTGATCAGGCTGTCTGTGAAGCCTTTGAAAAACAATCCGCTAATTAATGTTAAGCCGTCTCTATCCTTTTATCCTGTTCTGTGTTCCGCTGTTGCTCTATAAGGAAACTAAAGCACAATCTCTTCAGTATCAATTCTCGGCATTGAATATTTCTCAAGGGTTATCTCACAATCAGGTGAACTGTATCTTCAAAGACCGGAAGGGCTTTATGTGGTTCGGGACCATGTCGGGACTGAACCGGTTCGACGGATATACATTTAAAGTATTCAGGCATGTGATAAAAGATAGTACGTCTATAAACGATGATAACATTATTAATATTCAACAAGGGCCGGAAAATAAGTTGTGGGTTCAAACCCGCATGGGCTTTGTTATTTACGATCCGGTAAAGGAAAGATTTGACCGGCGTCCTGAACTTTTTTTATCCCGACTGAAGATAAAAGGTACACTCCTCGATCTTAGAGACGACCGCAGGGGCCGTTTCTGGATAATCACAAGCAGCGGATTATATTACTATAAGGAGGGGACAGTAAATGCCGTTCTTGTGAAGAAAACGACTGTCGGGTTTAGCGCTTTAAATATCGACAAACGAAGTGGGATATGGGTGGTTTATAACAACGGTCTTATCGAGCGGATCGACTCCCGCGGAAGCAGCCTGCAGACGCGTTTCAAGCCATCTTCTGCAGGAGATACGGCTTCATGGAAGCTGTTTATCGACAAGGATGATGATCTATGGGTATATGCGGTAGACCAACCAAGGGGAGTCGTTCACATTAATCCATCGAATGGGGTAACAGAATATTACACAACCGACAGTGGCAGGTTCCGGCTAAATACAAACAACATTTACAGCATAAGTGAAGACAACAGCGGGATTATCTGGGTAGGCACAGATCATGGAGGAATTAATCTTTTAAACAAAAAGACCGGTAAAGTGACCTATCTCCTAAATCGGGAGTCGGACGAAAAAAGTCTTGCTCAGAATAGTACACCCGTCATTTACCGTGACAATAACGGAGTCATGTGGGTGGGAACTTTTAAAAAGGGAATTAGTTACTACCATGAAAGTATCATAAAATTCCCGCTGTATCGCCACCAGCCCAAAGAACCAAACAGTCTCAGTTACGAGGATGTAAACCGATTTGTGGAAGATGCAAAGGGCAATCTATGGATAGGGACCAACGGGGGAGGACTTGTTTATTTTGACCGGCAAAAGAATAGTTTCTTAACGTTTAAACATGAGCCCGGAAATAGTAATAGCCTGAGTAATGACGTTGTCGTTAGTTTATGTATTGATCACCAGCAAAAGCTCTGGGTAGGAACTTATTTTGGTGGTCTGGATTGTTTTGACGGAAAGACATTTACTCATTACCGGTATAACAATTCGGATTCATCGAGTTTGTCGGACGATAGGGTCTGGGAAATTATGGAAGATTCTAACAAGAATCTATGGATCGGGACACTCGCAGGCGGTTTAAATCGCTTCATCCCCGAAAAGCGATCTTTCGAACGTTTTAAGTCTGGCCCCAATTCCATTCAGTCAAATTACATCGCCGCTTTACTCGAAGACCGCAGAGGGAATATCTGGATAGCGACAGACAATGGCATTGATATAAAGATGAAGCGGAGCGGAAAGTTTGTACATTATGCTCATTCAGAGACAGACAATGGAAGCTTAAGCAACAACAATGTTATTTCTTTACTGGAAGACTCTGCCGGGAGAATATGGGCCGGCACCCAGGATGGTCTGAATATCTATGATTGGAGAAAAGGGAAATTCAGACGTTTGCGGAGTACCGATGGCTTACCTGACAATACCATACTCACCATTCTCGAAGACAGCAAGGGTAACATATGGCTCAGTACTCCTAATGGAATCTGCTGTATACATACCCGGAAAAATGGGACGGGCCACTATATATTCAGAAATTATGATGAGCTCGACGGGTTACAGGGACGGGGATTTAATGAAAATGCGGCACTTAAAACACGCAGGGGAGAATTGATATTTGGTGGTGCAAATGGATTTAACCTTTTTAGTCCCGAAGCGATCAGTGTTAGCAAAAAGGCGCCGGCAGTGGTGTTTACCGACTTTCAGCTATTCAACAGGAGTGTTTTACCGGGCGAGGCAGTGGATGGAAATGGTATTCTTAAGCATTCTATCAGTGAAACAAGCGAAATCATACTTAACTATGACCAGAACGTATTTTCCATAGAGTTCGCTGCCCTAAACTTTTCCAATGCAGCTAAGAATAAGTACGCATATAAGCTTGAAGGGTTCAATACAAACTGGCTGACGACCGATAGCAGGAACAGGAAAGCGACATATACAAACCTCGATCCCGGAGAATATATATTCAGAGTACGTGCTTCGAATGACAGCGGGGTATGGAATAACGATGGTAGTTCTTTGAAAATTACTATTCGACCGCCCTTCTGGAAAACGCCGCTTGCCTATGCAGCCTATATCGTTGCGATACTTGGACTTTTATTGTATATCCGCTGGCGGGGTATCAAAGAGCTCAAAAGTCAGTTTGCTGTCGAACAGGAACGGCAGGAGGCACAGCGGATGCATGAACTTGATATGATGAAGATAAAGTTCTTTACAAATGTCAGTCACGAATTCCGTACCCCACTTTCGCTTATCTTGAGCCCTCTCGATAAGCTGTTAAAGAACATATCCGACAGCAGTGATGAAAAACGTCATTTGCAGTTGATTCAGCGAAATGCGCGCCGTCTTCTCAATCTTGTAAACCAGCTAATGGACTTCAGGAAAATGGAAGTGAATGAGTTGAAGCTGCAGTTAGAAGAGGGTGATATAGTTGACTTTATCAAAGAGAGCTTTCAATCTTTTACTGATCTTGCAGAAAAAAAAGACATCAGGTTTTCGCTTAAATCTGCATTAAACAATTTCGTTACGGCGTTCGACCATGACAAGGTAGACAGGATCCTGTTCAATTTACTTTCAAACGCTTTTAAATTTACATCCGACGGAGGGACTATTTCCCTGGAACTCGCCCTGGAGCAAAGGGCGGGAGAGGCTTATGTCCTCAAGATCTCCATCCGGGATAGTGGAAT
The window above is part of the Arcticibacter tournemirensis genome. Proteins encoded here:
- a CDS encoding hybrid sensor histidine kinase/response regulator transcription factor; the encoded protein is MLSRLYPFILFCVPLLLYKETKAQSLQYQFSALNISQGLSHNQVNCIFKDRKGFMWFGTMSGLNRFDGYTFKVFRHVIKDSTSINDDNIINIQQGPENKLWVQTRMGFVIYDPVKERFDRRPELFLSRLKIKGTLLDLRDDRRGRFWIITSSGLYYYKEGTVNAVLVKKTTVGFSALNIDKRSGIWVVYNNGLIERIDSRGSSLQTRFKPSSAGDTASWKLFIDKDDDLWVYAVDQPRGVVHINPSNGVTEYYTTDSGRFRLNTNNIYSISEDNSGIIWVGTDHGGINLLNKKTGKVTYLLNRESDEKSLAQNSTPVIYRDNNGVMWVGTFKKGISYYHESIIKFPLYRHQPKEPNSLSYEDVNRFVEDAKGNLWIGTNGGGLVYFDRQKNSFLTFKHEPGNSNSLSNDVVVSLCIDHQQKLWVGTYFGGLDCFDGKTFTHYRYNNSDSSSLSDDRVWEIMEDSNKNLWIGTLAGGLNRFIPEKRSFERFKSGPNSIQSNYIAALLEDRRGNIWIATDNGIDIKMKRSGKFVHYAHSETDNGSLSNNNVISLLEDSAGRIWAGTQDGLNIYDWRKGKFRRLRSTDGLPDNTILTILEDSKGNIWLSTPNGICCIHTRKNGTGHYIFRNYDELDGLQGRGFNENAALKTRRGELIFGGANGFNLFSPEAISVSKKAPAVVFTDFQLFNRSVLPGEAVDGNGILKHSISETSEIILNYDQNVFSIEFAALNFSNAAKNKYAYKLEGFNTNWLTTDSRNRKATYTNLDPGEYIFRVRASNDSGVWNNDGSSLKITIRPPFWKTPLAYAAYIVAILGLLLYIRWRGIKELKSQFAVEQERQEAQRMHELDMMKIKFFTNVSHEFRTPLSLILSPLDKLLKNISDSSDEKRHLQLIQRNARRLLNLVNQLMDFRKMEVNELKLQLEEGDIVDFIKESFQSFTDLAEKKDIRFSLKSALNNFVTAFDHDKVDRILFNLLSNAFKFTSDGGTISLELALEQRAGEAYVLKISIRDSGIGIPKEKQELIFERFFQNDVPGSMVNQGSGIGLAITREFVNLHHGTIRVDSEPNKGSCFTVELPVKASGQILSTVIDEPGALLKGREEFSEKRLTILLVEDNEDFRFYLKDNLRQYYNVIEAENGKTGWARALGNHPDLIVSDISMPEMNGIDLCLKIRNDKRTVHIPVILLTAMTGEEQLLRGLETGASDYMTKPFNFEILISKIKNLLTQHESLRKTYQRQVEVKPTEIDVVSADEKFIRQALAIIERNISNPDFSVEEFSKEMCMSRVALYKKLLQLTRQTPSEFIRTIRLKRAALLLDKSQTTVSEIAYEVGFNNPKAFAKYFKTEFGVLPSSWSKLKKEDNSE